One part of the Nostoc sp. PCC 7120 = FACHB-418 genome encodes these proteins:
- a CDS encoding NB-ARC domain-containing protein translates to MATLKASPQGLARIKQARSDRGWSVDDFRWLELASEILGVCWQENGVLAAGISEGTWKRFLAGKQAINAEAFKAYCQVLGLNWEEVQEGGRTKERKDTGTSRQEKFLSSSHPHTDWGEAPDVSIFYGRSEELDTVKRWVTQENCRLITLLGMGGIGKTTLSVKLAQEIINSEKIYLSQSPEYIIWRSLRNAPPVEDILAELIQFLSGQQETNLSNHLQGRISLLLKNLRSSRCLIILDNAESILQAGDRNGRYRAGCEGYGQFLQCIAETSHQSCLILTSREKPQGLAKYEGDSLPVRSLPLTGLQEQEGRELFNVKGKFAASCDQWQVLISRYGGNPLALKIVASSIRDFFDGDVSQFLEVSQQGTFIFDDIRDLLDQQFQRLTTLEREIMYWLAINREPVTLAELQADFVANIPPRELLESLSSLQRRSLIEKSAGGFTQQPVVMEYVSNHLIEQVCEEMREWGLVRSRGAEEQRSRGEKIHTQYKLNAALPLTALSTPLFTTHALIKAQAKDYVRESQISLILQPLINQLITEFGSLENISNCLVHILSRLRGKSPQETGYAGGNVLNLLHHAQVDLSGYDFSGLTVWQAYLQGVNLHDVDFANSDLSCCVFTETLGNILSAAFSPEGQLLATCDTDCHVRVWEVKSGKLLLICRGHSNWVRFVVFSPDGEILASCGADENVKLWSVRDGVCIKTLTGHEHEVFSVAFHPDGETLASASGDKTIKLWDIQDGTCLQTLTGHTDWVRCVAFSPDGNTLASSAADHTIKLWDVSQGKCLRTLKSHTGWVRSVAFSADGQTLASGSGDRTIKIWNYHTGECLKTYIGHTNSVYSIAYSPDSKILVSGSGDRTIKLWDCQTHICIKTLHGHTNEVCSVAFSPDGQTLACVSLDQSVRLWNCRTGQCLKAWYGNTDWALPVAFSPDRQILASGSNDKTVKLWDWQTGKYISSLEGHTDFIYGIAFSPDSQTLASASTDSSVRLWNISTGQCFQILLEHTDWVYAVVFHPQGKIIATGSADCTVKLWNISTGQCLKTLSEHSDKILGMAWSPDGQLLASASADQSVRLWDCCTGRCVGILRGHSNRVYSAIFSPNGEIIATCSTDQTVKIWDWQQGKCLKTLTGHTNWVFDIAFSPDGKILASASHDQTVRIWDVNTGKCHHICIGHTHLVSSVAFSPDGEVVASGSQDQTVRIWNVKTGECLQILRAKRLYEGMNITGVTGLTKATIFTLQALGALR, encoded by the coding sequence GTGGCTACTCTCAAAGCTTCTCCACAGGGACTCGCAAGAATTAAACAAGCTAGAAGTGATAGGGGTTGGTCTGTTGATGATTTTAGATGGCTAGAATTAGCCAGTGAAATTTTAGGTGTTTGTTGGCAAGAAAATGGTGTTCTCGCTGCTGGGATATCAGAAGGAACATGGAAGCGTTTCTTGGCTGGGAAGCAAGCGATTAATGCTGAAGCTTTTAAAGCTTACTGTCAGGTACTGGGGTTGAATTGGGAAGAGGTGCAGGAGGGAGGACGCACCAAGGAACGAAAAGACACAGGAACAAGCAGACAAGAAAAATTTTTGTCATCTTCCCATCCTCATACAGATTGGGGTGAAGCACCTGATGTATCTATTTTTTATGGTCGAAGTGAAGAACTAGACACGGTGAAGCGATGGGTTACACAAGAAAATTGTCGCTTGATAACGCTGCTGGGAATGGGTGGAATTGGAAAAACGACACTTTCTGTAAAACTAGCGCAGGAAATTATCAACAGCGAGAAAATTTATCTTTCCCAGTCCCCTGAATACATAATTTGGCGTAGTTTGCGAAACGCGCCACCAGTGGAAGATATTTTGGCGGAGTTAATTCAATTTTTATCTGGACAGCAGGAAACAAATTTATCAAATCATCTACAGGGGAGAATTTCGCTGTTACTCAAAAATTTACGTTCGTCGCGCTGTCTAATTATTTTGGATAATGCTGAGTCAATTTTACAAGCAGGCGATCGCAATGGTCGTTATCGTGCTGGATGTGAAGGTTACGGTCAATTCCTACAATGTATAGCAGAAACTTCCCACCAAAGTTGTTTAATTCTCACTTCACGGGAAAAACCCCAAGGACTGGCTAAGTATGAAGGTGATAGTTTGCCAGTACGTTCTCTACCACTGACAGGGTTACAAGAACAAGAAGGACGCGAATTATTTAATGTTAAGGGTAAATTTGCTGCTTCTTGTGACCAATGGCAAGTTTTAATTTCACGCTATGGCGGTAATCCTCTAGCTCTCAAAATTGTAGCGTCTTCCATCCGCGACTTTTTTGATGGTGATGTTTCCCAATTTCTGGAAGTTTCTCAGCAAGGTACATTCATTTTTGATGATATTCGGGATTTACTTGACCAACAATTCCAGCGTCTCACAACTCTGGAACGAGAGATTATGTACTGGTTAGCCATCAATCGTGAACCTGTAACTTTAGCAGAGTTACAAGCCGATTTTGTTGCTAATATCCCACCCCGTGAACTGCTAGAGTCCCTAAGTTCTCTACAAAGACGTTCTTTAATTGAAAAAAGTGCTGGCGGGTTTACTCAGCAACCTGTAGTAATGGAGTATGTGAGCAATCATTTAATTGAGCAAGTGTGTGAGGAGATGAGGGAATGGGGACTGGTAAGAAGCAGGGGTGCAGAGGAGCAGAGGAGCAGGGGAGAGAAAATACACACTCAATACAAGCTAAACGCCGCGCTTCCGCTAACAGCACTCAGCACTCCCTTATTTACTACTCATGCACTCATTAAGGCACAAGCTAAAGATTATGTGCGGGAGAGTCAAATTAGTTTGATTCTTCAGCCTCTAATCAATCAATTAATTACAGAATTTGGCAGTCTGGAAAATATCAGTAATTGTCTGGTTCACATCCTCTCTAGGCTACGGGGTAAGTCGCCCCAAGAAACGGGCTATGCTGGAGGGAATGTTCTTAATTTGCTGCATCATGCACAAGTTGACCTCAGTGGCTATGATTTTTCGGGGTTAACTGTTTGGCAAGCTTATCTTCAAGGCGTAAACCTCCATGATGTGGATTTTGCTAACTCAGATTTATCTTGCTGTGTATTTACGGAAACATTAGGTAATATTTTATCGGCTGCTTTTAGTCCCGAAGGTCAACTTTTAGCAACCTGCGATACTGACTGTCATGTGCGTGTATGGGAAGTGAAAAGCGGGAAATTATTACTAATTTGTCGAGGACATAGTAATTGGGTGCGCTTTGTGGTGTTTAGCCCAGATGGAGAAATATTAGCGAGTTGCGGCGCTGACGAGAATGTGAAACTTTGGAGTGTCCGCGATGGTGTTTGTATAAAAACGTTAACTGGGCATGAACATGAGGTATTTTCTGTAGCGTTTCATCCAGACGGTGAGACTCTAGCCAGTGCAAGCGGTGACAAGACAATCAAACTCTGGGATATTCAAGATGGTACTTGCTTGCAAACGCTGACAGGACATACAGATTGGGTGCGTTGCGTTGCTTTTAGTCCAGATGGTAACACTTTAGCGAGTAGTGCGGCTGACCACACAATTAAACTGTGGGATGTGTCTCAAGGTAAATGCTTGAGAACGTTAAAATCACATACAGGATGGGTGCGTTCCGTAGCCTTTAGTGCAGATGGACAAACCTTAGCTAGTGGTAGCGGCGATCGCACAATTAAAATTTGGAATTATCATACAGGTGAATGTCTGAAAACCTATATCGGACATACTAACAGCGTCTATTCTATTGCCTATAGTCCTGATAGTAAAATTTTAGTCAGTGGTAGTGGCGATCGCACAATTAAACTCTGGGATTGTCAAACCCATATCTGCATCAAAACTCTACACGGACACACTAATGAAGTTTGTTCCGTCGCCTTTAGCCCAGATGGTCAAACACTAGCTTGTGTTAGTTTAGACCAAAGCGTGAGGCTCTGGAATTGTCGCACTGGTCAATGTTTGAAAGCTTGGTACGGTAATACAGATTGGGCATTACCTGTAGCTTTTAGTCCTGATAGACAGATTTTAGCTAGTGGTAGTAACGACAAAACAGTTAAACTCTGGGATTGGCAAACCGGCAAATACATCAGCAGCTTAGAAGGGCATACCGATTTTATTTATGGAATTGCCTTTAGTCCAGACAGTCAAACCCTAGCTAGTGCGAGTACAGATTCCTCAGTCAGATTGTGGAACATTAGCACAGGTCAATGCTTCCAGATTTTACTCGAACATACAGATTGGGTGTATGCTGTTGTGTTTCATCCCCAAGGTAAAATCATCGCCACCGGTAGCGCTGACTGTACAGTCAAGCTATGGAATATTAGCACAGGTCAATGTCTCAAAACCTTGAGCGAACATAGCGATAAAATCCTGGGAATGGCTTGGAGTCCAGACGGGCAACTTTTAGCTAGTGCTAGTGCTGATCAATCTGTGAGACTATGGGATTGTTGTACAGGTCGTTGTGTTGGCATATTGCGAGGACATAGTAATCGCGTTTACTCAGCTATCTTTAGCCCCAATGGAGAAATTATTGCCACTTGCAGCACCGACCAAACAGTGAAAATATGGGATTGGCAGCAGGGTAAATGCCTCAAAACCTTGACTGGACATACTAACTGGGTATTTGATATTGCTTTTAGCCCTGATGGAAAAATCCTGGCCAGCGCATCCCATGACCAAACCGTAAGAATTTGGGATGTTAACACAGGAAAATGTCATCATATCTGCATTGGGCATACACACTTAGTTTCTTCTGTGGCTTTTAGTCCAGATGGGGAAGTGGTCGCTAGTGGTTCTCAAGACCAAACCGTGAGGATTTGGAATGTAAAAACTGGTGAATGTTTGCAGATTTTGCGGGCGAAACGGCTTTATGAGGGAATGAATATTACTGGTGTCACAGGGTTAACAAAAGCTACAATTTTCACATTACAAGCTCTTGGTGCTTTGAGATAG
- a CDS encoding spondin domain-containing protein yields the protein MKNQTKNCWKNRVLTSTILAMSSTLMLATSATAATLRVKIENLAPQGGTFLTPLWVGFHNGNFDTYDRNAPLNPNFPGTESVVEDGATAEITTRFANFGAGDVQATILGNNGIPGPIDPGETATFDFDYQAVRNSGRFFSYISMVIPSNDLFIANGNPLAHPIFDEVGKFIGTEFLVLGSQVLDGGTEVNDELPQNTAFFGQQTPNTGVDENGVVRLASEFGGFLPAGSGGILDDPRFANANFLTPGYQVARITVEKVPEPAASVGLLAFAGLLLLGRGWHRQVKTKSLMKTGEL from the coding sequence ATGAAAAATCAGACGAAAAACTGCTGGAAAAATAGAGTACTTACCAGCACCATCTTAGCCATGAGTTCAACATTGATGTTGGCAACATCGGCAACAGCAGCTACTCTGAGAGTCAAGATTGAGAATCTAGCACCCCAAGGGGGTACTTTCTTGACTCCTCTGTGGGTTGGCTTTCACAATGGCAATTTTGATACTTACGATCGCAATGCACCTTTAAACCCTAATTTTCCGGGTACAGAAAGTGTTGTTGAAGATGGTGCAACAGCAGAAATTACAACTCGGTTCGCCAATTTTGGCGCGGGTGACGTTCAAGCTACAATTCTTGGAAATAATGGGATTCCAGGGCCAATTGATCCAGGTGAGACTGCTACATTTGATTTCGATTATCAAGCAGTTCGCAATAGTGGCCGCTTTTTTAGTTATATTTCAATGGTGATTCCCAGTAACGATTTATTCATCGCTAATGGTAATCCTCTGGCTCATCCTATTTTCGATGAAGTAGGTAAATTCATCGGGACTGAATTTTTGGTACTGGGTTCTCAAGTGCTGGACGGTGGTACAGAAGTCAATGATGAATTACCTCAAAATACAGCTTTCTTTGGTCAACAAACCCCTAATACTGGTGTTGATGAAAATGGCGTAGTCCGCCTAGCTTCAGAGTTTGGTGGTTTCTTACCTGCTGGTAGTGGCGGTATTTTAGATGATCCGAGATTTGCGAATGCTAACTTCCTCACCCCAGGCTATCAGGTAGCTCGGATTACTGTAGAAAAGGTTCCCGAACCTGCTGCTAGTGTTGGTTTGCTGGCATTTGCTGGTTTACTGTTGCTAGGACGTGGTTGGCATCGGCAAGTTAAGACTAAATCACTGATGAAAACTGGCGAATTGTAA
- a CDS encoding YidH family protein, with protein MNKLPKIDRQREHQANERTFLAWLRTSIALISFGFAIARFGLFLRQLDTAITQRETSVNPLFNSENLGITLVLVGILAIALAAWRYNQVFWQIERGDYRPNRLAIWVMTGVVMILGFLSIPLLLLREQSIPRPSSIFKQPQSQKLR; from the coding sequence ATGAATAAGCTGCCGAAAATAGACCGTCAGCGAGAGCATCAAGCGAATGAACGTACTTTTTTAGCATGGTTACGCACTTCTATCGCTTTAATTAGTTTTGGGTTTGCTATTGCTAGATTTGGGTTATTTTTGCGTCAGCTTGATACAGCAATTACACAAAGAGAAACATCTGTCAATCCTCTATTCAACTCAGAGAATTTAGGGATTACTTTAGTGCTTGTGGGAATTTTGGCGATCGCTCTAGCTGCATGGCGTTACAATCAGGTATTCTGGCAAATAGAGCGAGGCGACTATCGACCCAATCGATTAGCAATATGGGTCATGACTGGAGTCGTGATGATTTTGGGATTTTTAAGTATTCCTTTACTCTTGTTACGGGAGCAATCCATACCGCGACCATCTTCTATTTTCAAGCAGCCTCAATCCCAAAAATTGCGTTAA
- the nifJ gene encoding pyruvate:ferredoxin (flavodoxin) oxidoreductase, which translates to MSQTFATIDGNEAVARVAYKLNEVIAIYPITPSSAMGEWADAWMAEGRPNLWGTVPSVVQMQSEGGAAGAVHGALQTGSLSTTFTASQGLLLMIPNLYKIGGELTSMVVHVAARSLATHALSIFGDHSDVMAARGTGFAMLCSASVQESHDFALIAHAATLDTRVSFLHFFDGFRTSHEVQKVELLADDDVRSLINEDKIFAHRARALTPDSPLLRGTAQNPDVFFQAREGANPYYNACPAIVQGIMDKFGERTGRYYQIYEYHGASDADRLIIIMGSGCETVHETVDYLNARGEKVGVLKVRLFRPWDVERFVQALPHSVQAIAVLDRTKEPGSAGEPLYQDVVTAIHEGWVNKNNSPVPSPQSPVPKIIGGRYGLSSKEFTPAMVKAVFDNLAQATPKNHFTIGINDDVTHTSLEYDPSFSTEPDNVVRAMFYGLGSDGTVGANKNSIKIIGEGTDNYAQGYFVYDSKKSGSMTVSHLRFGSQPIRSTYLIDQANFIGCHHWGFLERIEVLNAAAHGATILLNSPYNAATVWENLPLKVRLQILDKQLKLYVINANQVARDSGMGGRINTIMQVCFFALAGVLPEVQAIAKIKQAIEKTYGKKGVEVVRMNLQAVDQTLENLHEVKIPIEEKGKWIDEEALLSNQSPFSTSAPKFVRDVLGKIMVWQGDDLPVSTLPPDGTFPTGTAKWEKRNVAQEIPVWDTDICVQCSKCVMVCPHAAIRAKVYQPSELENAPPTFKSVDAKDRDFANQKFTIQVAPEDCTGCAICVNVCPAKNKSEPSLKAINMANQLPLREQERDNWDFFLNLPNPDRRNLKLNQIRQQQLQEPLFEFSGACAGCGETPYVKLLTQLFGDRSVIANATGCSSIYGGNLPTTPWTKNNDGRGPAWSNSLFEDNAEFGFGYRLSLDKQAEFAAELLQQFSTEVGDNLVDSILKAPQKTEADIWEQRQRIELLKQQLDKIPTFDPNLKSKIQNLKSLADYLVKKSVWIIGGDGWAYDIDFGGIDHVIASGRNVNILVMDTEVYSNTGGQSSKATPKAAVAKFAASGKPAQKKDMGLMAMNYGNVYVASVALGAKDDQTLKAFLEAEAFDGPSIIIAYSHCIAHGINMTTGMNQQKALVESGRWLLYRYNPLLQEQGKNPLQLDMRSPTQSVEQSMYQENRFKMLTKSKPEVAKQLLEQAQAEVDARWQMYQYLASR; encoded by the coding sequence ATGAGCCAAACCTTCGCAACTATTGACGGGAATGAGGCTGTCGCCCGTGTTGCCTATAAATTAAATGAAGTAATTGCTATCTATCCCATCACCCCCTCTTCAGCAATGGGTGAATGGGCTGATGCTTGGATGGCGGAAGGTCGTCCCAACCTCTGGGGGACAGTTCCCAGTGTGGTACAGATGCAGAGTGAAGGCGGGGCGGCTGGTGCGGTGCATGGGGCTTTGCAAACGGGTTCCTTAAGTACGACTTTCACAGCATCTCAAGGGCTATTGTTGATGATTCCCAATCTCTACAAAATTGGGGGTGAACTGACTAGTATGGTGGTTCACGTGGCGGCGCGGTCTTTGGCTACCCACGCCCTATCAATTTTTGGTGACCATAGTGATGTGATGGCGGCGCGTGGTACTGGGTTTGCTATGCTGTGTTCGGCTTCGGTGCAGGAGAGTCACGATTTTGCTTTAATTGCCCATGCGGCAACTTTAGATACACGGGTTTCCTTTTTGCACTTCTTCGATGGCTTCCGTACTTCCCATGAGGTACAGAAAGTAGAGCTTTTAGCAGATGATGATGTGCGATCGCTCATTAATGAAGATAAAATATTTGCACACCGCGCCCGCGCCCTCACCCCAGATAGTCCTTTGTTGCGGGGGACAGCCCAAAATCCTGATGTCTTCTTCCAAGCCCGTGAAGGTGCAAACCCTTACTACAACGCTTGTCCCGCAATTGTCCAAGGGATTATGGATAAATTTGGCGAACGGACGGGGAGATATTATCAAATATATGAATACCACGGCGCGAGTGATGCCGATCGCCTAATTATCATCATGGGTTCTGGTTGTGAAACAGTCCATGAAACAGTGGATTATCTCAACGCCCGTGGTGAAAAAGTAGGCGTTCTCAAAGTCCGACTATTTCGCCCCTGGGATGTAGAGAGATTTGTCCAGGCTTTACCTCATAGTGTACAGGCGATCGCTGTCCTCGACCGCACTAAGGAACCAGGAAGCGCGGGGGAGCCTTTGTATCAAGATGTAGTTACAGCGATTCATGAAGGATGGGTAAATAAAAATAATTCCCCAGTCCCCAGTCCCCAGTCCCCAGTCCCCAAAATTATTGGTGGAAGGTATGGGTTGTCGTCGAAGGAATTTACACCGGCGATGGTGAAGGCTGTGTTTGATAATTTGGCTCAAGCTACGCCGAAGAATCACTTTACTATCGGGATTAATGATGATGTAACGCATACATCCCTAGAATATGACCCTAGCTTTTCCACGGAACCGGATAACGTTGTCCGGGCGATGTTCTATGGTTTGGGTTCCGATGGGACAGTGGGGGCGAATAAGAACTCAATTAAGATTATTGGGGAAGGAACAGACAATTACGCCCAAGGTTATTTTGTTTACGACTCCAAAAAATCTGGCTCGATGACGGTTTCTCACTTGCGCTTCGGTTCTCAACCCATACGTTCTACTTACTTGATTGACCAAGCCAATTTTATTGGTTGTCATCACTGGGGATTTTTGGAACGTATCGAAGTTTTAAATGCGGCTGCTCATGGGGCGACTATTTTGTTAAATAGTCCATACAATGCGGCTACTGTTTGGGAAAATTTACCCCTGAAAGTCCGGCTGCAAATTCTCGATAAGCAACTCAAACTCTACGTCATCAACGCCAATCAAGTCGCCCGTGATAGTGGGATGGGTGGACGCATTAACACCATTATGCAGGTGTGCTTTTTTGCTTTGGCGGGGGTATTGCCAGAAGTGCAAGCGATCGCCAAAATAAAACAAGCGATAGAAAAGACCTATGGTAAGAAAGGGGTAGAAGTTGTCCGCATGAACTTGCAAGCGGTAGACCAGACCCTCGAAAATTTACATGAAGTGAAGATTCCCATTGAGGAAAAAGGGAAATGGATAGATGAGGAAGCACTCCTATCTAACCAAAGTCCCTTCTCCACCAGCGCCCCCAAGTTTGTGCGGGACGTTCTGGGAAAAATCATGGTGTGGCAAGGTGATGACTTACCTGTAAGTACACTACCACCAGATGGGACATTTCCCACAGGTACAGCTAAATGGGAGAAGCGCAACGTTGCTCAAGAAATACCTGTGTGGGATACAGATATCTGCGTACAGTGTAGTAAGTGTGTGATGGTTTGTCCCCATGCGGCAATTCGCGCTAAGGTTTATCAGCCAAGTGAGTTAGAGAATGCACCACCTACTTTTAAGTCAGTGGATGCTAAAGACAGAGACTTTGCTAACCAAAAATTCACTATCCAAGTCGCTCCAGAAGATTGTACAGGCTGCGCTATTTGTGTGAATGTCTGCCCAGCCAAAAATAAATCCGAGCCATCACTCAAAGCCATTAACATGGCAAATCAGCTACCTTTACGGGAACAGGAAAGAGACAATTGGGATTTCTTCTTGAATTTACCCAATCCTGACCGACGAAACTTAAAACTTAACCAGATTCGCCAACAACAACTGCAAGAACCTCTATTTGAATTTTCCGGTGCTTGTGCTGGTTGTGGTGAGACACCTTATGTAAAACTATTAACACAATTATTTGGCGATCGCTCGGTTATTGCCAACGCCACTGGTTGTTCTTCCATTTACGGCGGAAATCTCCCCACCACCCCCTGGACGAAAAACAACGATGGACGAGGCCCGGCTTGGTCTAATAGTTTATTTGAAGATAACGCCGAGTTTGGTTTTGGTTATCGTCTGTCGTTAGATAAGCAAGCAGAATTTGCGGCGGAATTACTGCAACAGTTCAGCACGGAAGTGGGGGATAACCTTGTAGATTCGATTCTTAAAGCACCACAGAAAACTGAGGCTGACATTTGGGAACAACGCCAAAGGATTGAGTTGTTAAAGCAACAGTTAGATAAAATTCCCACCTTTGACCCCAATCTCAAATCCAAAATCCAAAATCTCAAATCTCTCGCTGATTACCTAGTGAAAAAAAGTGTCTGGATTATTGGCGGTGATGGTTGGGCTTATGATATTGACTTTGGCGGTATCGACCATGTGATAGCCAGTGGTCGCAACGTGAATATTTTGGTCATGGATACAGAAGTGTATTCTAACACCGGCGGTCAATCTTCCAAAGCCACCCCCAAGGCAGCCGTCGCTAAATTCGCCGCCAGTGGTAAGCCTGCACAAAAGAAAGATATGGGTTTAATGGCGATGAATTACGGTAACGTATATGTGGCAAGTGTAGCGTTAGGTGCAAAAGATGACCAGACACTCAAGGCATTTTTGGAAGCAGAAGCCTTTGACGGCCCATCTATAATTATTGCCTACAGCCATTGCATCGC